The following nucleotide sequence is from Candidatus Bathyarchaeota archaeon.
TATCTCTTGCCTAAATGGAAGAAGACTTCCTGCTGCTGAAGCTAAAGCACCTGAAAGCATCCAAGAAAAAAGCCTTGTATACTCAACGTTAACACCCATAGCTTCAGCTAAAGCAGGATTCTCCATAGAAGCTCTAAGCGCTATTCCAAATTTAGTTTTATAAAGAAGCGCGAAAAGCAATAAAAGCATTAAAGCAATCACGATTATTGAAACAATAAATATTGCTGGAAACCCTATTAAATTAAAGTCGTAAGGTGTAAAAATAAATTTTTTCGTAGCTTTTCTTGTAGCTTCAGCTAAGTAATCTGAATAAGCTCCAATGCATCCAAGCATTATTAAATCTACAGCAAGCGTAGCAATCATTAAAATTACAACTTTAGCTTCTCTAGATATTAAAGGCTTTAAAATAAAAATATAAACAGCAACTCCAAGAATGCTACCTAAAATTAATGAAGCGGGCAGAGAGTAATAAGGGTGAATGCCTAAAAGATGAAGAAGACTAAGAGAAACGTAAGCTCCAAAAACAGCGAAAGATCCTTGAGCAAAATTCGGAACCCCAGTAGTTATATAGGTTATGGTTAACCCTATACTAAGCAAAACTAAAAGATTAGAGTAGATTATAGCGCCTTCAATTACAACCATTATGAACCGCCATAGAAAAGCTTAAAAGGAGTAATATATATTATTTTTGGTTTATACGAAAAATTTGATGCATAAAAATAGGGTGGGAAAAAATGGTGTCTAAAAAAATAGCAGCAGCAATAGCCATAATTGTTATAATTGCTATTATTGCGGTCGCTGCTCAACAATTTTGGATGCAAAAACCTAAAGCAGAGGAAGTTGAAATAAAAATAGGGCTTCTAGTTGATCTTTCAGGACCTTTAGCAAGTTTGGGCGAAGATATTCGCGACACTTGCTTAATAGGCGTTGAAGATATAAACGCTTATTTCGCAGAAAAAGGCCAGCCATATAGAGTAAAGCTTTTTATTGAAGATACAAAAGTAGATCCAAAAGTAGCATTAGATAAAGTTCAAGCTCTCCATGGAAAAGGGGTTACATTAATACTTGGACCAATGGGCAGCGGTGAAATAAAACAAATCGCTGAATATGTAACAGCTAATAAAATAATAATTGTTTCAGCATCTTCAACAGCCATACCTCAACTTTTAGGCATTACAAAACCTGAAGAGAGAAAATTCATATTTAGATTTGTACCTACAGATGCTTTTCAAACCGAGGCGATAGCTAGAGAAGCTGCCGA
It contains:
- a CDS encoding ABC transporter substrate-binding protein, yielding MVSKKIAAAIAIIVIIAIIAVAAQQFWMQKPKAEEVEIKIGLLVDLSGPLASLGEDIRDTCLIGVEDINAYFAEKGQPYRVKLFIEDTKVDPKVALDKVQALHGKGVTLILGPMGSGEIKQIAEYVTANKIIIVSASSTAIPQLLGITKPEERKFIFRFVPTDAFQTEAIAREAADLGIKGVIITYQGNAWGKGLTDFSKIKLEAGGIEVKDAIEYSDPPPADFTPYIAVMEKDLNELLQKYDKTQIAIIAFSYGEVYTMLSQVDVKSPLFEVKWLGCDGTAKDRKIADIPEKVN
- a CDS encoding branched-chain amino acid ABC transporter permease, with translation MVVIEGAIIYSNLLVLLSIGLTITYITTGVPNFAQGSFAVFGAYVSLSLLHLLGIHPYYSLPASLILGSILGVAVYIFILKPLISREAKVVILMIATLAVDLIMLGCIGAYSDYLAEATRKATKKFIFTPYDFNLIGFPAIFIVSIIVIALMLLLLFALLYKTKFGIALRASMENPALAEAMGVNVEYTRLFSWMLSGALASAAGSLLPFRQEIVPASGAIIIVSIFAASIVGGLTSIYGALIGGYIIGMSESLITFSLYSILGSGVLVYAKVVSLIILVLTLIFIPKGVTSIKWRGLIRSI